DNA sequence from the Rattus rattus isolate New Zealand chromosome 2, Rrattus_CSIRO_v1, whole genome shotgun sequence genome:
TATCGCCAAATGAAAGAGGCCAGCGtggggctggcaaggtggctcagtgggtaaaggccctcACTGCCAAATCTgcccacctgagtttgatccctggaacccacaaagaaggagaaagccaagcCCTACAGGCTGCTCTCTGACTCTatgcacccacccacctacccagtCACACACAGGTAGATGTAAATTCTGAAATTTAGAAGCCATTGTGTAAAGGATGCCAGCTGTGCTTCCAGCCCTCACACCAGAGGGGCAACACTGCCTGATCAGTGAAGAAATCAGGAGTCTGCGGACAGAAGGAATAAGGTTCCACAGGGACTGCTCAGGGCTGTGACACTGCTGCGTTTGATACTTTGAAACTGGATCCATGCCCATTTTCACTGCCCAGACCAACAGAATGACAAAGTGGCCCCTAGTGACAATTGCAGGGCTTCCGATACTGCTGGGTGTTTCAAACCTGGTATGGCGGGACAAgccattaattccagcacttgggaggcagatgcaggtggatctctgtgagttctgctctacagagtgagttccaggacagtgggaAAAAGTTTTCTAAGGCATATGTGAGGGGCATAAGGGAACTGAGCCCCATACTTTCAGTTCTGTTTTTCTGTAAACCGAATGCTCTAAAACGCATTCTAAGTGTTTTTTGAAAGCCTCCCGTAGAGGGTCAGGAATGGGGAGCTCATTTGACGGAGTGCTAGCATAGCCTGTGTGAAGCCCCAGGTGCCATTCTGAGCACCACGTAAAGCTAGACGTGTTAGCAGACCCCTGGggtacatgagaccttgtctcaagaaacgcAAAGCAAAGAACTCCCAAGCTCAAAACTTAACCCCTTCCCCCAAAATGCAAGCAGAGATGGTCTTGGTGGCTCAGGCTTGCAATCTCTGCTTTTGAGAGGATAGGCAGGAAGATCGTTGAGGGTCCCAGATCAACTTGGGCTATACAGTAAGATCAAAGGCAGCCTGAGCTAAACAATCTTgtgtccaaaaacaaaacaaaacaaaaccaaacacaaaccatTCGCAATAACGAAAACCATGTGATTTTTATCCAAGAGCTAGTTCCAAACTAACAGCTCGCTGGGTTTGCAATTTGATTTTAGGGATTATCTTTTGGGTTGGGTTTCGGTGCTGGGTGCCTtggtgcatgctagacaagtgttctcGCACTAAGGTCTGGGACTCCAGGTATGATCATGTTCTGCAAGTCTATTTGTCCCCAGTCCTCATCTATagctcctcctccccacttccctacaGTCTCTACTCTCCTGCTTTTCTCTTGTTCTAACCCATCTCCGTTGTCTGCTACCAATATGAATAGACTGTTTTCTcccatttaaaaatgtaaccaCAGGGCCTGAGAGGATTCCCATTTTGTTTTGGGTGATGGGCTGCCCTTAAGGCGGTTCTCTGTATTCGTCCACCCTGCCCTGGCTTCTTCGGGAGCCCTAGAACATtggtctccctttctcctcagttgTCTGTCTGCCATGCCTAGGCTCCTCAAGACACCTACAGACCCCTTCCAGACATTATTGCGGTAGGGTCTTGGTCTAGGCTAGGCTCCAATGTGGATTGAAGCCTCACAGTGCGGTTCTCTCTGCCTGTCCTGAACTGCCACCTCCTGTTCCCTAACCCTGGTCTCAGATGGAGATGTCCATTTCGCTACCTGGTAGCACTACCCCTCTACTTCCTCCCGCCCAGCCAGCTGAGGGGCGCCAACACGGCGGTAGGGACAGGAGGCGGCCGGACGACAGCTGGGGGGGCGGCCCTGACCTTCCCGCAATCGATGGGGTGCGGCCGGCCGCGCGGAGCCGGGGCGGTGCCGGAGCCCCCCGCCTGCGGGTCGGGCAGCTATAAAGCGGTGGCGCGGGGCTCAGGCTGAAGGTGCAGCATTTATCACACCCAGAACCCGACCATGGAGCCTCTGCTGCCCACGCCGccgctactgctgctgctgctgctgctgctctcaaGTTCTTTCGTGCTTCCTGCACCTCCCAGGTGAGCGGGGTCGGGAATCGGTTTCATCCCGGCCACGCCCCACCTCCGTTTCCGACTCTTATGGCTCCACCCCTCCCCAGGACCCCAAGACACTCAGACGGGACGTTCACCAGCGAGCTCAGCCGCTTGCAGGACAGTGCCAGGCTGCAGCGCCTGCTGCAGGGTCTGGTGGGGAAGCGCAGGTGAGCCAGCACTAGGTAGAATTTTCCAGACCTGCTGGTATGGGACAGGCCTGTCACATCCCAGTACACCACTAATTCTACTttgggcttgggggtggggggcagcgaggaggacacagaaaatattccaGAGAACAGCGTGGCCCGTCCCAAGCCATTAGAGGACCAACTCTGCTTGCTGTGGTCGAACACTCAGGCCCTACAGGATTGGTGAGCACTCCATCCTCAGCTGGATTCCTAAGTCCCTAGCCATGTGGGTGCCTGCACTCTGGTGGCCAGTCACTAGCCCCCTCACCAGCTATCTCCCTCCACAGGCTTCTGCCCAGGCTGTCCCTGgatgggtctctgtctctctggctgcCTCCTGGACCAAGGCCTGGTGTCGACCGTTCAGAGTGGACTGAAACAACCAGGCAGCCcagatgagggaggaaggggagtcTCCAGGAGCCTGACTGGAGTAGGGATTGGTTGTCCTTGGCATCAATAAAGAAGGAATTTAGACCCTGGTCTTTTAGCTCATGGTGTGTGATGTCTGATAAAATCAAGGCAGCCTCTGCTCCGTGAACCTGGCAGGCGTGGACGGATCCATCCATCTCATTCAGTGACTAGGACCACACCCAGTTGTTGCCCTTTGAACCTGGAAAGCCAGCTAGGGCATTTTTTATCTCTGACATCAGCTGAACCCCTCTTTTCCTAGCTGAATTCCCTAGAGTCCAACCCTGCCCTGTGGTTCATTTAGCAAAATCTCCAGGGATCAAGGATCCCCACCCTGGCCCAGCCATGTGGTCAGGGTAAATGAAGTGGTGAGgaggaggctcaggcaggagtgGGAGCACCTGAGTACATCCTATGTGGTCATGGCCCAGCCATGAGGCCTGGCCGGTGATGTCATCTCTCAGTGGGCGGCTGTGGTGAGACAGTGCCCAGTTCTGACAGAGAGAGGCCTGGAGCTTTGGGAAGGTTTTCAGACATCTAAAGCAAAAGACCCAGAGTAATGAGGGAGGGCTATGTAGGCCCTTTCAACAGAACACCCCCTACCATTCTCCTGGCCCCACTTAGAGGCTTCCTCTCAT
Encoded proteins:
- the Sct gene encoding secretin; its protein translation is MEPLLPTPPLLLLLLLLLSSSFVLPAPPRTPRHSDGTFTSELSRLQDSARLQRLLQGLVGKRSEEDTENIPENSVARPKPLEDQLCLLWSNTQALQDWLLPRLSLDGSLSLWLPPGPRPGVDRSEWTETTRQPR